One window of the Chloroflexia bacterium SDU3-3 genome contains the following:
- a CDS encoding AAA family ATPase has product MFEEATVSEPPTYDPMLPDDALGDFRPALPSEIALLPLAGLLAYPTMVTPLAVSHPSSVQLVDEALAAGELVACSTLRTPSRPQQIQAAALFPMGTLAVVHRLLRLPDGTLRVAIEGIDRIQIEEITQHTPYLRARFQIVPEQLGDAQASAALVAEVRMLAQRMLAQLAAPSDDLPAQLASEHDALRLAYLVASHMLFRSPTDERESILSAPTAQAKLQLLRDILSREVGRFAQRAHALSAQPAEPPLADGEQLLARVRASAMSAEAKAAASRALGQIRQGAADPRAAAAYVEGLLALPWGQRAGPPADLGQLRQALDAAAYGLDEAKALLVDHLALRRGESLPETVPCLVGPPGVGRSHLARALAAALGRPLARVSLAAARSPADLLGGPAGPGLIMAALARAGASDAVLLLEDVDALAPAARAEAAQALLAALDAPRSLRDGYYGVAWDLAPALVVASAQVWEHVPPAVAARLEPVALAGYALGEKLAIARRHLLPAQLQAHGLHPDQLRVTDGALRVAVAEYTREPGLRGLDRALGTICRKLAAEVAEGRALAMRLVDEDAARAYLGRQRHAPDELAAPPRPGTVPALLLTPEGGDMLLVEATAMPGGLGFMLTGHAGDAVYEVAQAALSWVRAEAAALGLDAGFFAAHDIHIHIPSGALASDTPALGLAVAAALASLARGRPPQARLALAGALTVGGRLLPAPGLRERLLAAQRAGAASVVLPAATAAELAALPAELRGSIRLVAAQRADVALAAALA; this is encoded by the coding sequence ATGTTCGAGGAGGCCACCGTGAGCGAACCGCCGACCTACGATCCCATGCTGCCCGATGATGCGCTTGGCGATTTTCGCCCCGCGCTGCCCAGCGAGATCGCGCTGCTGCCGCTGGCCGGCCTGCTGGCCTACCCCACCATGGTCACGCCGCTGGCGGTAAGCCACCCCTCATCGGTGCAGCTGGTCGACGAGGCGCTGGCGGCGGGCGAGCTGGTGGCCTGCTCGACGCTGCGCACGCCCAGCCGCCCGCAGCAGATCCAGGCCGCCGCGCTCTTCCCCATGGGCACGCTGGCGGTGGTGCATCGGCTGCTGCGCCTGCCAGATGGCACGCTGCGCGTGGCGATCGAGGGCATCGACCGCATCCAGATCGAGGAGATCACGCAGCACACGCCCTACCTGCGGGCGCGCTTCCAGATCGTGCCCGAGCAGCTGGGCGACGCCCAGGCCAGCGCGGCGCTGGTGGCCGAGGTGCGCATGCTGGCCCAGCGTATGCTGGCCCAGCTGGCCGCGCCCAGCGACGATCTGCCCGCCCAGCTGGCGTCCGAGCACGACGCGCTGCGGCTAGCCTACCTGGTGGCCAGCCACATGCTGTTCCGCAGCCCCACCGACGAGCGCGAGTCGATCCTCTCGGCCCCTACGGCCCAGGCCAAGCTGCAGCTGCTGCGCGACATCCTCTCGCGCGAGGTGGGGCGGTTCGCGCAGCGCGCCCACGCCCTGTCGGCCCAGCCTGCCGAGCCGCCGCTCGCCGATGGCGAGCAGCTGCTGGCGCGGGTGCGGGCCTCGGCGATGAGCGCCGAGGCCAAGGCTGCGGCCAGCCGCGCGCTGGGCCAGATCCGCCAGGGCGCTGCCGACCCGCGCGCGGCGGCGGCGTATGTGGAGGGGCTGCTGGCGCTGCCGTGGGGCCAGCGGGCCGGGCCGCCCGCCGACCTGGGGCAGCTGCGGCAGGCGCTGGATGCGGCGGCCTACGGGCTGGATGAGGCCAAGGCCCTGCTGGTAGACCACCTGGCGCTGCGGCGGGGCGAGTCCCTGCCCGAGACGGTGCCCTGCCTGGTGGGGCCGCCTGGCGTGGGGCGCTCGCACCTGGCGCGGGCCTTGGCCGCCGCGCTGGGCCGCCCGCTGGCCCGCGTGTCGCTGGCCGCCGCGCGCAGCCCCGCTGATCTGCTGGGCGGCCCGGCTGGCCCTGGCCTGATCATGGCGGCGCTGGCGCGGGCCGGGGCCAGCGATGCGGTGCTGCTGCTGGAAGATGTGGATGCGCTGGCACCAGCGGCGCGCGCCGAGGCAGCACAGGCGCTGCTGGCCGCGCTGGATGCGCCGCGCAGCCTGCGCGACGGCTACTATGGGGTGGCCTGGGATCTCGCGCCCGCGCTGGTGGTGGCCAGCGCGCAGGTGTGGGAGCACGTGCCGCCCGCCGTGGCGGCGCGGCTGGAGCCGGTGGCGCTGGCGGGCTACGCGCTGGGCGAGAAGCTGGCTATCGCGCGCCGCCACCTGCTGCCCGCGCAGCTGCAGGCCCATGGCCTGCACCCCGACCAGCTGCGCGTGACCGATGGGGCGCTGCGGGTGGCGGTGGCCGAGTACACCCGCGAGCCGGGGCTGCGCGGCCTCGACCGCGCGCTGGGCACGATCTGCCGCAAGCTGGCGGCGGAGGTGGCCGAGGGCCGCGCCCTGGCCATGCGGCTGGTGGATGAGGATGCGGCCCGGGCCTACCTGGGCCGCCAGCGCCACGCCCCCGACGAGCTGGCGGCCCCGCCGCGCCCCGGCACCGTGCCCGCGCTGCTGCTCACGCCCGAGGGCGGCGACATGCTGCTGGTGGAGGCCACGGCCATGCCGGGCGGGCTGGGCTTCATGCTCACTGGCCACGCGGGCGATGCGGTGTACGAGGTGGCGCAGGCCGCGCTCTCGTGGGTGCGGGCCGAGGCCGCCGCGCTGGGGCTGGATGCGGGCTTCTTCGCCGCGCACGACATCCACATCCACATCCCCAGCGGCGCGCTGGCCTCGGACACGCCCGCGCTGGGGCTGGCGGTGGCGGCGGCGCTGGCCTCGCTGGCCAGAGGCAGGCCGCCGCAGGCGCGGCTGGCGCTGGCCGGGGCGCTCACCGTGGGCGGGCGGCTGCTGCCCGCGCCGGGGCTGCGCGAGCGGCTGCTGGCGGCCCAGCGGGCCGGGGCCGCCAGCGTGGTGCTGCCCGCCGCCACCGCCGCCGAGCTGGCGGCGCTGCCCGCCGAGCTGCGCGGCAGCATCCGGCTGGTGGCCGCGCAGCGCGCCGATGTGGCGCTGGCGGCGGCGCTGGCCTAG
- a CDS encoding nucleoside monophosphate kinase yields MNLVLLGPPGSGKSTVAKPLVERHGLTLIATGQRLRDEMAARTPIGLEVEPLLERGEFAPDELMARLIRDVLGKLAPDQGFLMDGYPRTQFQAVTLEQLLAGLGRSLTAVINLEVPDAEVIRRMSGRRTCIIPGEAPWPIHIEDEAAVAQCQARGGTLTQRDDDSPELVRQRLAVYHERTQPLISFYRERGRLLVIDASAPPDTVIERATAALAPLVR; encoded by the coding sequence ATGAACCTTGTGCTCCTTGGCCCGCCCGGCTCAGGGAAGAGCACAGTCGCCAAGCCGCTGGTCGAGCGGCACGGTCTGACGCTCATCGCCACGGGGCAGCGGCTCCGTGATGAAATGGCCGCCCGCACCCCGATCGGGCTAGAGGTCGAGCCGCTGCTAGAGCGCGGCGAGTTTGCGCCCGACGAGCTGATGGCACGGCTCATCCGCGATGTGCTCGGCAAGCTGGCCCCCGACCAAGGCTTTCTGATGGATGGCTACCCGCGCACCCAGTTCCAGGCCGTCACGCTTGAGCAGCTGCTTGCTGGCCTGGGCCGCAGCCTCACCGCCGTGATCAACCTAGAGGTTCCCGACGCCGAGGTCATCCGCCGTATGAGCGGGCGCAGAACATGCATCATCCCCGGCGAGGCACCCTGGCCCATCCATATCGAGGACGAGGCCGCCGTGGCCCAGTGCCAGGCGCGGGGCGGCACGCTCACCCAGCGCGACGACGACTCGCCCGAGCTGGTGCGCCAGCGCCTGGCGGTCTACCACGAGCGCACCCAGCCGCTGATCAGCTTCTACCGCGAGCGCGGCAGGCTGCTGGTGATCGATGCCAGCGCCCCGCCCGACACGGTGATCGAGCGCGCTACCGCCGCCCTTGCGCCATTGGTCCGATAG
- a CDS encoding glycogen synthase — protein sequence MADHPLKILMVSAEMVPFAKTGGLADVVGALPKALKEQGHDVRVAMPRYGRVRRDRFGLAEFIPSFSVPLDDRMVDVSILQTSIASHGGDVPVYMVENARYFDREGIYMYEDDADRFILFCRAAIEATRQIGWQPDIIHCHDWQTAIIPNWLKTVYKDDPFFASTASVYTIHNLAYQGVFGNRVLEIAGVDEYGYIAQPALPHLGDAVDFMGRGIYYADIINTVSETYAREILEPEYGEGLDPVLRERSDHLFGVLNGIDTDVNDPQTDTHLAANFSLADQAGKRLCKADIQREARLPENPHTPLVGVISRLSNQKGFDLIDSILEPLLRNHDIQVVVLGTGDQRYHDRLTEFQGRFPQQVKAFLTFNATLTQKIYAGSDMFLMPSRFEPCGLGQMIALRYGAIPIVRSTGGLADTVRDYDASSGDGNGFTFASYDPAALYDAIARAVASYGDRDRWQQLVTRAMASDHSWSASARRYVELYRRALEAQSQG from the coding sequence ATGGCAGATCACCCGCTAAAGATATTGATGGTTTCCGCCGAGATGGTGCCGTTCGCCAAGACCGGCGGGCTGGCCGATGTGGTCGGCGCGCTGCCCAAGGCCCTGAAGGAGCAGGGGCACGATGTGCGCGTGGCCATGCCGCGCTACGGGCGCGTGCGGCGCGACCGCTTCGGCCTGGCCGAGTTCATCCCCAGCTTCAGCGTGCCGCTGGATGACCGCATGGTGGATGTGAGCATCCTGCAGACCAGCATCGCCTCGCACGGCGGCGATGTGCCGGTGTACATGGTGGAGAACGCCCGCTACTTCGACCGCGAGGGCATCTACATGTACGAGGATGATGCCGACCGCTTCATCCTGTTCTGCCGCGCCGCGATCGAGGCCACCCGCCAGATCGGCTGGCAGCCCGACATCATCCACTGCCACGACTGGCAGACCGCGATCATCCCCAACTGGCTGAAGACGGTGTACAAGGATGATCCGTTCTTCGCCAGCACCGCCAGCGTCTACACCATCCACAACCTGGCCTACCAGGGCGTGTTCGGCAACCGCGTGCTGGAGATCGCCGGGGTGGATGAGTACGGCTACATCGCCCAGCCCGCCCTGCCGCACCTGGGCGACGCGGTGGACTTTATGGGGCGCGGCATCTACTACGCCGACATCATCAACACCGTGAGCGAGACCTACGCCCGCGAGATCCTGGAGCCGGAGTACGGCGAGGGGCTTGACCCCGTGCTGCGCGAGCGCAGCGACCACCTGTTCGGCGTGCTGAACGGGATCGACACCGACGTGAACGACCCGCAGACCGATACCCACCTGGCCGCCAACTTCAGCCTGGCCGACCAGGCCGGCAAGCGGCTGTGCAAGGCCGACATCCAGCGCGAGGCCCGCCTGCCCGAGAACCCGCACACCCCGCTGGTGGGCGTGATCTCGCGGCTGTCGAACCAGAAGGGCTTCGACCTGATCGACAGCATCCTAGAGCCGCTGCTGCGCAACCACGACATCCAGGTGGTGGTGCTAGGCACCGGCGACCAGCGCTACCACGATCGCCTGACCGAGTTCCAGGGCCGCTTCCCGCAGCAGGTCAAGGCCTTCCTCACCTTCAACGCCACGCTGACGCAGAAGATCTACGCCGGGTCGGACATGTTCCTCATGCCCTCGCGGTTCGAGCCATGCGGCCTGGGCCAGATGATCGCGCTGCGCTACGGGGCCATCCCGATCGTGCGCAGCACCGGCGGCCTGGCCGACACCGTGCGCGACTACGACGCCAGCAGCGGCGATGGCAATGGCTTCACCTTCGCCAGCTACGACCCCGCCGCGCTCTACGATGCGATCGCGCGCGCGGTGGCCAGCTACGGCGATCGCGATCGCTGGCAGCAGCTGGTGACACGGGCCATGGCGTCCGACCACTCGTGGTCGGCCAGCGCGCGACGCTATGTCGAGCTGTACCGCAGGGCGCTGGAGGCGCAATCGCAGGGCTAG
- a CDS encoding MarR family transcriptional regulator has product MRCRYIGNFYTQAKDDLDKPWRAAYHTVQLVHLTNLCEMIVPMTQPTNAQRLVRVLFQIRHLKTGKASRAMSELGLSASHIRVLYTLAHTDRAIPMKELASALDLTPPSVTSLIRRLDEAGLISRSADTSDSRVALITLTDEGQALLRAFYEQQVSHMDALLSTLSDDEQAQVLRLLERAAAALTDASDSASEHCPARRSS; this is encoded by the coding sequence ATGCGTTGTCGATATATCGGTAACTTCTACACTCAGGCAAAAGACGATCTTGACAAGCCGTGGCGGGCGGCGTATCATACCGTTCAGTTAGTTCATCTAACTAATTTGTGTGAAATGATAGTGCCCATGACACAGCCAACCAACGCCCAGCGCCTCGTACGCGTGCTGTTCCAGATCCGCCACCTGAAAACGGGCAAAGCCAGCCGCGCCATGAGCGAACTCGGGCTTTCCGCATCGCACATCCGCGTGCTCTACACGCTGGCCCATACCGACAGAGCCATCCCCATGAAAGAGCTGGCCAGCGCGCTCGACCTCACGCCGCCCTCGGTCACGTCGCTCATCCGGCGGCTGGACGAGGCGGGCCTGATCAGCCGCAGCGCCGACACCAGCGACAGCCGCGTGGCCCTGATCACGCTCACCGACGAGGGCCAGGCGCTGCTGCGCGCCTTCTACGAGCAGCAGGTGTCGCATATGGATGCGCTGCTCAGCACGCTCAGCGACGACGAGCAGGCCCAGGTGCTGCGCCTACTAGAGCGGGCCGCAGCCGCGCTGACCGACGCCAGCGACAGCGCTAGCGAGCACTGCCCAGCGCGCCGCAGCAGCTAG
- a CDS encoding ABC transporter ATP-binding protein, which yields MGSAATALVALLIATVAQMAVPQLVQNMINAVTTSATAHEILTTVPPEQQAAAAQRAGTTLEAVQHASATAEQALTSAALIILAFAVMRGIFSFLQAYMTEKTSQGIAFDLRNAIFAKIQRLSFSYYDQNQTGQLMIRATDDVEKVRQFMSQGLLLSIQSLLLLVGTLVILFATNWQLALWVLPLLPLAIGLFMGFGILTRPLFGEIQRRLSKLNTILQENLAGIKVVKAFTREPHETTRFNAAALSVMEQQLKVGRTFATLFPLIFLISQLGQALILYFGGSQILGGTLQLGEYQKFSLYLIYIFFPLGQLGMIISLMSQASASAARIFEILDAKSEIANKPDAAELPAISGTVEFRDVTFRYLGNQQPVLKNVSFTARPGQTIALLGATGSGKTSIINLIPRFYDVAEGAVLIDGHDVRDVTIDSLRSQIGIVLQETNLFSGSIRDNIAFGRPEASQQDVEAAARAASAHDFIMSFPQGYDTPVGERGTTLSGGQKQRIAIARALLLNPRLLILDDSTSSVDLATEAHIQHALDNLMHGRTSFVIAQRISTVLNADVILVLEKGEIVASGQHEDLMESSPIYAEIYTSQLVGDAEAVESGQAA from the coding sequence ATGGGCAGCGCCGCTACCGCCCTGGTGGCCCTGCTGATCGCCACCGTGGCCCAGATGGCCGTGCCCCAGCTGGTGCAGAACATGATCAACGCGGTGACGACCAGCGCCACCGCGCACGAGATCCTCACCACCGTGCCGCCCGAGCAGCAGGCCGCAGCGGCCCAGCGCGCGGGCACCACGCTGGAGGCCGTGCAGCACGCCTCCGCCACCGCCGAGCAGGCGCTCACATCCGCCGCGCTGATCATCCTGGCCTTCGCGGTGATGCGCGGCATCTTCTCCTTCCTGCAGGCGTATATGACCGAGAAGACCTCGCAGGGCATCGCCTTCGACCTGCGCAACGCCATCTTCGCCAAGATCCAGCGGCTCTCGTTCAGCTACTACGACCAGAACCAGACCGGCCAGCTGATGATCCGCGCCACCGACGACGTCGAGAAGGTGCGCCAGTTTATGTCGCAGGGCCTGCTGCTCAGCATCCAGTCGCTGCTGCTGCTGGTCGGCACGCTGGTCATCCTGTTCGCCACCAACTGGCAGCTGGCGCTGTGGGTGCTGCCGCTGCTGCCGCTGGCCATCGGCCTGTTCATGGGCTTCGGCATCCTCACCAGGCCGCTGTTCGGCGAGATCCAGCGCAGGCTCTCCAAGCTCAACACCATCCTCCAGGAGAATCTGGCGGGCATCAAGGTGGTCAAGGCCTTCACCCGCGAGCCGCACGAGACCACGCGCTTCAACGCCGCCGCGCTGAGCGTGATGGAGCAGCAGCTGAAGGTCGGGCGCACCTTCGCCACACTCTTCCCGTTGATCTTCCTGATCTCGCAGCTGGGCCAGGCGCTCATCCTCTACTTCGGCGGCAGCCAGATCCTGGGCGGCACGCTGCAGCTGGGCGAGTACCAGAAGTTCAGCCTCTACCTGATCTACATCTTCTTCCCGCTGGGCCAGCTGGGCATGATCATCTCGCTGATGTCGCAGGCCAGCGCCTCGGCGGCCCGCATCTTCGAGATCCTGGATGCCAAGAGCGAGATCGCCAACAAGCCCGACGCCGCCGAGCTGCCCGCGATCAGCGGCACCGTGGAATTTCGCGATGTGACCTTCCGCTACCTGGGCAACCAGCAGCCGGTGCTGAAAAACGTGAGCTTCACGGCCCGGCCAGGGCAGACCATCGCGCTGCTGGGCGCGACCGGCAGCGGCAAGACCTCGATCATCAACCTCATCCCGCGCTTCTACGATGTGGCCGAGGGCGCGGTGCTGATCGACGGCCACGACGTGCGCGACGTGACCATCGACAGCCTGCGCAGCCAGATCGGCATCGTGCTGCAGGAGACCAACCTGTTCTCGGGCAGCATCCGCGACAACATCGCCTTCGGGCGGCCCGAGGCCAGCCAGCAGGATGTGGAGGCGGCGGCCCGCGCGGCCTCGGCCCACGACTTCATTATGTCGTTCCCGCAGGGCTACGACACGCCGGTGGGCGAGCGCGGTACCACGCTCTCGGGCGGGCAGAAGCAGCGCATCGCTATCGCCCGCGCCCTGCTGCTCAACCCGCGCCTGCTCATCCTCGACGACTCGACATCCAGCGTCGACCTGGCCACCGAGGCCCACATCCAGCACGCGCTGGACAACCTGATGCACGGGCGCACCAGCTTCGTGATCGCCCAGCGCATCAGCACCGTGCTGAACGCCGACGTGATCCTGGTGCTTGAGAAGGGCGAGATCGTGGCCAGCGGCCAGCACGAGGATCTGATGGAGAGCAGCCCGATCTACGCCGAGATCTACACATCGCAGCTGGTGGGTGACGCCGAGGCGGTGGAGAGCGGCCAGGCCGCATAG
- a CDS encoding ABC transporter ATP-binding protein produces MMGHPGGPRHLLEREVQKPIDTGTTLRRFWQYLGRYWYGVVLAITCVALNTWVQVATPDLLAQAVDCYLYPEPQSCWYTTVSASATLDQKLAGLGGLVLLLVGIYIAGALLGGVAFYTMNWTGQHALVDIRKDLFAQIHRLSLGYYSRNEAGNIMSRITSDTDTIQQVMGFALMNVLSGAVLIVWISFKMMSDNLPYALLSLSMVPLMAVATWFFSSQARKAYRASRQEMGNVNAGLQESIAGAREVQAFNREDESIDQFRRTNAANRDANVRAASYTSALNPVLEALGYLAIAIVVVVGGLSVIRGQPLLGGSAISLGMVFAFLQYVQRFNQPIQQIAVMWTTVQSAIAGGERIFGLLDEQPEVADKPSATALAPIQGTVEFRHVSAEYKPGEPVLRDVSFTAQPGQTIAIVGPTGAGKTTIINLIPRFYDVTAGAVLIDGADVRDVTAESLRGQIGIVLQDSFLFSDTVMENIRYGRLDASDDEVVAAAKLASAHGFIERLPDGYATVLGERGGGLSQGQRQLIAIARAALANPRILILDEATSSVDTRTERVIQQAFDRLLQGRTSFVIAHRLSTIRNADMVLMVKQGQIIERGSHTELLAQRGAYYDLYMSQFRREEPDALPAEALAAN; encoded by the coding sequence ATGATGGGACACCCCGGCGGCCCGCGCCACCTGCTGGAGCGCGAGGTCCAGAAGCCGATAGACACCGGCACCACCCTGCGCCGCTTCTGGCAATACCTAGGCCGCTACTGGTACGGCGTGGTGCTGGCGATCACCTGCGTAGCCCTGAACACATGGGTGCAGGTGGCCACACCCGACCTGCTGGCCCAGGCCGTGGACTGCTACCTCTACCCCGAGCCGCAGAGCTGCTGGTACACCACCGTGAGCGCCAGCGCCACCCTCGATCAGAAGCTGGCCGGGCTGGGCGGCCTGGTGCTGCTGCTGGTGGGCATCTACATCGCGGGCGCGCTGCTGGGCGGCGTGGCCTTCTACACCATGAACTGGACCGGCCAGCACGCCCTGGTGGACATCCGCAAGGATCTATTCGCCCAGATCCACCGCCTCTCGCTGGGCTACTACTCGCGCAACGAGGCGGGCAATATCATGAGCCGGATCACATCCGACACCGACACCATCCAGCAGGTCATGGGCTTCGCGCTGATGAACGTGCTCTCCGGCGCGGTGCTGATCGTGTGGATCAGCTTCAAGATGATGAGCGACAACCTGCCCTACGCCCTGCTGAGCCTGAGCATGGTGCCGCTGATGGCCGTGGCCACCTGGTTCTTCTCCTCGCAGGCGCGCAAGGCCTACCGCGCCAGCCGCCAGGAGATGGGCAACGTGAACGCGGGCCTGCAGGAGAGCATCGCCGGGGCGCGCGAGGTGCAGGCCTTCAACCGCGAGGACGAGAGCATCGACCAGTTCCGGCGCACCAACGCGGCCAACCGCGACGCCAACGTGCGCGCGGCCAGCTACACCAGCGCGCTCAACCCCGTGCTGGAGGCGCTGGGCTACCTGGCGATCGCCATCGTGGTGGTGGTGGGTGGCCTGAGCGTGATCCGTGGCCAGCCGCTGCTGGGCGGCAGCGCGATCTCGCTGGGCATGGTCTTCGCCTTCCTACAGTACGTGCAGCGCTTCAACCAGCCCATCCAGCAGATCGCCGTGATGTGGACCACGGTGCAGAGCGCGATCGCTGGCGGCGAGCGGATCTTCGGCCTGCTGGATGAGCAGCCCGAGGTGGCCGACAAACCCAGCGCCACTGCGCTCGCGCCCATCCAGGGCACCGTCGAGTTCCGCCACGTGTCCGCCGAGTACAAGCCGGGCGAGCCGGTGCTGCGCGACGTGAGCTTCACCGCCCAGCCTGGCCAGACCATCGCGATCGTCGGGCCGACCGGCGCGGGCAAGACCACGATCATCAACCTCATCCCGCGCTTCTACGACGTGACTGCGGGCGCGGTGCTGATCGACGGCGCGGACGTGCGCGACGTGACCGCCGAGAGCCTGCGCGGCCAGATCGGCATCGTGCTGCAGGACAGCTTCCTGTTCTCCGACACGGTGATGGAGAACATCCGCTACGGTCGGCTGGATGCCAGCGACGACGAGGTGGTGGCCGCCGCCAAGCTGGCCTCGGCCCACGGCTTCATCGAGCGGCTGCCCGACGGCTATGCCACCGTGCTGGGCGAGCGCGGTGGCGGCCTGAGCCAGGGCCAGCGCCAGCTGATCGCCATCGCCCGCGCGGCGCTAGCCAACCCGCGCATCCTCATCCTCGATGAGGCCACATCCAGCGTGGACACGCGCACCGAGCGGGTCATCCAGCAGGCCTTCGACCGGCTGCTGCAGGGCCGCACCAGCTTCGTGATCGCCCACCGCCTCTCCACCATCCGCAACGCCGACATGGTGCTGATGGTCAAGCAGGGCCAGATCATCGAGCGCGGCAGCCACACCGAGCTGCTGGCCCAGCGCGGGGCCTACTACGACCTGTACATGAGCCAGTTCCGCCGCGAGGAGCCAGATGCGCTGCCCGCCGAGGCGCTGGCCGCCAACTAG
- a CDS encoding Gfo/Idh/MocA family oxidoreductase — protein sequence MKQTNVGIIGTGNISGIYLESPQKFPNITIRACADIDLARAQAQAEKYGVPKACSVEDLLADPEIDIVINLTIPAAHGSVAIQAIESGKHVYNEKPLAIERDEAKRMLGLAAQKGLRVGCAPDTFLGAGLQTCRKLIDDGAIGEPVGATAFMMSRGPERWHPNPDFFYQPGAGPMFDMGPYYLTALVSLLGPVRRVTGATRVTWAERMITSQPLNGTMMKVNTPTYIAGLLDFASGPVGTIITVFDVYASRLPRIEIYGSTGTLSVPDPNTFGGPVQLWTNETNEWRDVELTHGYAENSRGIGVADMAEAIHTGRTHRASGELAYHVLDLMHSFHDASNQEQHIQMQSTCARPEALPAGWVPQA from the coding sequence ATGAAGCAGACAAACGTCGGGATCATCGGCACAGGAAACATCAGCGGCATCTACCTTGAGTCGCCGCAGAAGTTCCCCAACATCACCATCCGCGCCTGCGCCGACATCGACCTGGCCCGCGCCCAGGCCCAGGCCGAAAAGTACGGCGTGCCCAAGGCCTGCTCGGTCGAAGATCTGCTGGCCGACCCCGAGATCGACATCGTGATCAACCTGACCATCCCCGCCGCCCACGGCTCGGTGGCCATCCAGGCGATCGAGTCGGGCAAGCACGTGTACAACGAGAAGCCCCTGGCGATCGAGCGCGACGAGGCCAAGCGCATGCTGGGCCTGGCCGCCCAGAAAGGCCTGCGCGTGGGCTGCGCGCCCGACACCTTCCTGGGCGCGGGCCTGCAGACATGCCGCAAGCTGATCGACGACGGCGCGATCGGCGAGCCGGTGGGCGCGACCGCGTTCATGATGTCGCGCGGCCCCGAGCGCTGGCACCCCAACCCCGACTTCTTCTACCAGCCCGGCGCTGGCCCGATGTTCGACATGGGGCCGTACTACCTCACCGCCCTGGTCTCGCTGCTGGGGCCGGTGCGCCGCGTCACCGGCGCGACCCGCGTCACCTGGGCCGAGCGCATGATCACCAGCCAGCCGCTGAACGGCACCATGATGAAGGTCAACACCCCCACCTACATCGCGGGCCTGCTCGACTTCGCCAGCGGCCCGGTGGGCACGATCATCACGGTGTTCGACGTGTACGCCAGCCGCCTGCCGCGCATCGAGATCTACGGCAGCACCGGCACCCTGAGCGTGCCCGACCCCAACACCTTCGGCGGGCCGGTGCAGCTGTGGACCAACGAGACCAACGAGTGGCGCGATGTGGAGCTGACCCACGGCTACGCCGAGAACAGCCGTGGCATCGGCGTGGCCGACATGGCCGAGGCCATCCACACCGGGCGCACGCACCGCGCCAGCGGCGAGCTGGCCTACCACGTGCTCGACCTGATGCACTCGTTCCACGACGCATCGAACCAAGAGCAGCACATCCAGATGCAGAGCACCTGCGCCCGCCCCGAGGCGCTGCCCGCAGGCTGGGTGCCGCAGGCCTAG